The window AAGTTAAAACGGTAAAATGAAGGGACATGATACTGCATTACattatacaatataagaaaaatgttttgcatttgattgttTTCAACTGATGCAGCCGCAGAGTATCTGGTCATGAGTGAGTTCTTCTACACTTTACTTGAGGAAGAACTTCCAGACATCTCTGTCTGTAGTCTCCTTAATCAAATGAGCTCCTAAGATAGTTTCCTCATCCACCAAGTTCCTCAGATGTCTCGCTCCACTGTTGAATCCCACATACTGCTTCTTTGCCGCCAAATACACCACACCATAAGGTGGTCTAAGGCACTGTTTTCACACACACAAAAAGACAACAAAACCATCACTATCACAAGGAGAGAACCACCTATTcaagaactagagagagagagagagagagagagagagagagagagagaaggatcAAGAACCAACCTTCTTAATGAGAGAATATAGTTTCTTCAGAGAAGTAACCGAGTAAGGGATCTCAGTCATTAGTATAACATCATACCCACATTCTCCTCCTTGCTCTGTCTCATTGGCTCGTTCCCACGCTCTACTTCCAGAGAGCTTCCTTGATCTCCTCGAGGAGAAATCTGGCTGTCCTGTAATGCTCCCTTCTTGGCTGCTACATCCGTCCATGAAGTCTTCCTCTGAGAAACTCAGGTTCATTCCCTGGTTAACTGGTTCAACTACATCGGTTCTTATGATGGATAAAACGGTCGGGAGCTCTTCCCATTCTCCCGCAAAGAAACGGACAGATGAAGAGACGGCTTGTCTTGATGGTGTGAGCAGGACTTCTGGCTGACGGCTTTGCCTGTCCCGAGCTTGATCAAGATTCGCAAGAACGTTTGGGATGGTTGTGCATCTTACTGTTTCTGCGTTGAGGTCTTGAAAGTGGACTGAGGAAGCACCCTTTAAAATCAAGCAAAAGAGATTAGATTATGAGAAATGTGACAGTAACAGCTATCTTTCAGTGTCGGTTTACTTACTTTCAAGCAGGCAAATATCCCAGGAACTCCATAGTTGCAACCTAGCTGCTCATGTTGCCATACAAATATTAGATAGCTTTAGCAAAATTGTTTACAAACTCATTCATACATTTTACTTCATATCTGGAAACTGGATGTTCATTGCAGGATACTGAAGTATCTAAGGAACCGTTCAGTGACATTAGAGGAAGTACCTCGAGGACCCTTTTGCCCCTGAAGCTAAGCTGTCCATCACGGATCTCGTTTTTAAGTACATCAACAAGAACAATAGCACTTTCCCAACTTTTCATAGAACCtacacaatattttttttataaaaaagacaTGATTCAGTTTTATTGTGATTCATAAAGAGAGGATAACATTCTGAAGCGCATACCTTCATATTTAAAAGGAGCAGTTTCTGAGCTAGAGAGTCCGATCATATCAGCAACACTTACTTTTCCCTGCAAGAAATTGATGACTGTTTCAACCCAAAGATTTAGGATTCTCTCTGTATGTTCAGAGAAGTGTGTCATGGTCTTTCTGAGTATAATAAGCGCATATATGAAAGCTTTATATCTTTTGATGATAGTATATAAAGTTAGCAAACAATGCAATTCTTGACATAATACTTCTAACATATATCACACATATTAAAGCTTAGAACTAGCTGTTAAACTGTCTTTTATAATAATAGTACCTTGAAAATTGGTAAACCGAGCACATCTAGATTTTCACCTGAGTACCTGTGTTGAGCTGCTGtctacaaaaagaaagaaagagattcaGAATTGCAAATTATACTCCGTACACAAAAATGGAACATCTTATAACGGTAATCGACAGTGAGCAACCAACCTTAGAAGGTAAGATCTCAACAGCTGGTGATGGAAGCTGCAAATCCTTCTCAGAGAGTGCAGACACACCACTACAATCCTGAGGCATCAAACCTGGCCAGCATTGCGCAAGCAAAGATGGTGCCCGCATTCTTTAGCTTCTGAGTTCTCTTTCTCCAATGGTTATCAAATCTAAAAATCATCAAAAGATTTAATCTTTACTGCCACCCTAAAACCTTAAACCTCAAAACAACTAAAAGGCTcttgactcttttttttttagtaatgaTCCCACAATGGTAACAATCTAAAATGATCAAAAGATCCAATCTTTAGTGATGGGAATGCCACTCTCTGAACAACATCTTTGAACTCTAAAACCCACAAAACCTTAGACTAGGCATCATGATTTTCACCTTAACGCCGATGCAATCACGTGATAAAGACTGCAACTTTGAATATATATGCACGAGTTAAACTTAATGACAAAACCAAACAGGAAACTAGTAGAGAGAAGCTAAGGACAGACATACAAAAGTCGAAAAGTTTACAGATTCAATACTGACCCAACTGCAAGATCTACGCTGACTCTTCAATTCCACATCCTTGCTACTAAACTAACCAAACATGGATCATAATCAAAACCAGAAACcatcaatgaaaaaaaaaacagtggaGATGACTTCTTATAGCCAGAATTTTCCAAACAAAGTAATAGTTTTCGATTCAATTTCATTTCTAAGCGAATGATTACATGATCTATTGAGTATTAAGAAACAGACAATGAAGATTACGTACAAGAGACAAGGCGATCAGTGGAGGAGTTCTTGAAACGAAGAAAGATGAGATTCTTCTCTAACACGGCGAAGATTTAAGGATCAATCAGAAACAAGGTTGAAAATTCAGAGCAaagacctctctctctctcacacacgtTTAaagtaacaattttttttttggatcaaatttaaagtaacaaattaaaaatctttattacaacaacaaaaaaaaatctaagaaagTAAAGAGGGGGAGTTTGGCCAAACTAATCGAAGCTTCTGTTCCGACCAAGCTGGTCCGCTTTTGTAATATCTGTCCTAACTATTTTATAACTCTAGTCCTTATATTATTTGCTAATTAAGAAACTGACCATATTATTATCCCGGTTTGAGAATATTCCCCGGATCCTAAAACTCTTttccattttttctgtttttttttccttcaattTTTCTTTTCCAAGCTGATAGCTTCCAGAGTTAGTAGTGTGATCCATGAAAGAATGTAATTTTTTTGTAGAAAACTATTGTAAGTATGGCTTTGGTTGTTGCCATGATCGGTGCGGCATCAGGAGGTTGCTGCTGCTCCTTATCCGTATGTCTTGATCGCGGATTGTTTCTGTAGAGAGAAAAGCCCAATTCTGTCTTGGCCCACTCCAGCCCAGCAAAAATCCTGCATAAACAAAAAGGAAACGTGAAGTTAGTTTCTTGTTTTGTTATGTCGGTCAAAGACGAACCAAGACAACAAGGAATAGGAAAGTTAAGAGGCTGATGATGTTATAAATAGAAGAGGTGGTCATGGCTTTAGAATCATCCGAAACAAAGATACAAGAGCGAGGCAAATAGAGAGAGATCAAGAGAATCAATAGTTAAGGTTTTGGTTCTAAAGAGAAGCTTGTGATTTCTATTTTGTTCTTGTAAGGTTACTCATTGATAGTGAATAAAGAGGAAGAGCTTTTGATATTGATTTCAATCTAAGTTTAAAGCACTAGGCAAAGGTTTAAATCctaacaagtggtatcagagcaatcCAGGTTTGATTGCAAGTGCTAGGAGGAGATATGGAATCGATATCCGGAGAGTTCGGAAAGTTCAAGGTCGAGAGGTTTGATGGAAAAGGTGATTTCGGGTTATGGAAGTACAAGATGCTAATGCAGTTGGAGCTTCTAGGGTTAGATTCTACGATTCAGGAAGTTACGGTCACGTCTTCTGAAACAGACAAGGAGAAAGACGAAGAACTACCTGAGGTCAAAGTAGATCCGTTGAAGGATAAGAAGGCAAAGAATCTAATATGCATGAGCCTAGGAAATTTGGTTCTGCGTAAGGTGATGAAGGAAACAACTGCGTTAGGAGTTTGGAAGGCTTTGGAAAGAGATTACCAAACAAAGACACTTCCTAATAGGATCTACATGAAGCAGAGGTTTGCGAGCTTCAAGATGGATGATCACAAGAGCATCGAGGAAAATCTAGATATTTTTCTTAAGCTAGTTTCAGATCTTGCAAGTCTTAACATCAACATCAGCGATGAAGACCAGGCAATTCAAGTTCTATCTAGCTTGCCCCAACAATTTGATTCACTAGTTGACACGCTCAAGTACGGGACTGCAAAAGAAACTCTTACCATGAATGACGTGACTAATTCAGCATACTCCAAAGAAGTGGAGTTAAAGGAAAAGGGATTGCTGAATAAATCCAGGTCTGATGTAGAGGGTTTGTACGTGGAGGATTCAAGGGGGAGATCAGATAAAAAGGGTTACAAAGGAAAATCCAGAGGTAGATCTAAGTCAAGACAAAGGTTTGATAAAAGCAAAACAAGTTGTTTTATTTGTGGAGAAGAAGGACACTGGAAAAGAGAATGTCCTGAGAGGAGACATAAAGAATCTGCAAACATTGCGACGGAGCTGAAGCAACCATTAGTGTTAACAGCTAGTGTGCAAGACACTAAACAAGAATGGATCATGGATTCTGGATGTTCTTATCACAGTACATCAGACAGGGAGGTTATGTTTGATCTCAAGGAGTTCAATGGTGGTTCAGTGTTAATGGCTAATAACACTCAATGTGACATCAAAGGAATTGGGAAAATAAAGATTCAGAATTCAGATGGCTCTGAAGTGATACTCACAGGTGTCAGGTACATTCCAGAGGTGAGAAGAAATTTAATTTCTTATGGGATGTTAGAAAAATCAGGTTGCAAGTACAAAGGAAGCAATTTTATGGTGCACTTCTACAAAGATAATAAGAGGGTGATATCAGGAAAATATCACAAGGGAGTTTATTATTTACAAGGCACAATTGCTAAGAGTAAGAAGAATATGCATAGAGTGGAGAAAATAATCAAGAAGAAGACGTCAAAAACGGTGACGTTCGCAAAAGTTCTGATTCAGGGACCTActccatatggttttgaaacaAAAGACTCATCAGCTCAAGGTGGAGACTCTTTCTTGACAGAAAAATCAGAAGAAATTGAGTCTAAGGCGAGCAGTGAAGAATCTCAGAAAACAGAATCTTCAACGGATGATGTATTGTTTGGAAAAGAAGTAAGGCATAAAGATGGTGATCTCTTAGCACATGTTTTGACTGCACCTAAAGAGCTTAGTACAAAAGAAGAATCTAAAGACTACGAGGAAGACTGGAAGAAGGCTGGAAAAAGGGAATACGTGAATACAAGACTCGGGAATGGCGTTGTGAGAAAAGTGTCACATATATTGGGAGAGGGTATCTTCGGAGATAGAGTCAAGGAGAATATAACACTATCTAAGAACCATTCCAATGAAAATCGAGCAGGAGTATTAATCAACGCAGTACCTGGAGAGGAGCTTCAGGTTCGCTGCGATTCCGCCTAAGAAGGAAGACGCTCCAGGTAACTCCATTATCAATGCTGTCTCAAGCTCGCAGAGACAGAGGAGGAGAAGCAAGTAAGTTTCAGGTTTATATTGATAATGGAAAACTCAAGGGGGAGTTTAAAGAGTTACCTGTGAGCATAGATGCGAGACAGAGGTTTTAGCTCAAGGTGGAGTAGCTGAAACACAAGAAAAGTCGCTCAAAAAGTTTGAAAGGTCGGATGAGGAGTAtactttaaaagaaaatttaaagttGAAGGGATGACTTGAGAAAACGTCTTAAACAGCAAAGAGAAGCTGAATGGAGACGAGTATCTAGGTCGGGGAAAGAAGAAATAGATCACCGGAGAGGAGAGAACGTCTTAAACAGCTGCTGTGGTGGAAGATAAACACCAAGGAGAGCTGAAGGGAGACGAGTATCACAACCGGGAAATCAAAGCAGATCACCAGACAAGTAAAACATCACAGGCATCATCTTAATCAGGTTAACGCTACATGAATTACCttaccaggaagttgaagtGGAAAGGGGTTCGTGGGTTCGTCGGAGTAACAGGGGAGTCTCAAAAGGATCAACGGAAACGCAGGAAGGACTGTCAAAATTCAATAGAGGGTAAGGCTTTGCAACTTCAAATGAGAATAATCAAACTCTATCAAGAAGACTCAAAATTCAGAGAATCTTACCGGAAAGCTGCAGTATGACCGGTAATATTGATTGAATTGATCAACACCAACATGAAAAATTAGATTTGCTAGTCACCAAGAAGAAATCGCGAGCTTCTTTGGAGATGTCTAGTGTTGCGATTAGAATGGTCTAATCTAGTAAAGGAGTGAGCTTGAGATTTGAGAAGTTGAATCGCTATCCTACAGAGGAATAGGATAAGCGATTAAATGACATCAGTGGTTTTGATCACTACAAGGATGTCACTGGCGTGGAGCATGTCGGAGTTGCAGAGAAATACCACGGAGGGATTAAAGACAAGGGTAAATGTGACGCAGGGTGAAGAAACGGTACTCGCCGGAGGTGGAATGATTCGTCGGTGAGACATCATCACAGTCCCAAGAAATTCtaggtgaaaaaaaaaaaaaagagggggAGATGAGTGAAGATTGTCGTTTCTGGTTTCGTGTTCATGGCTCACTGCAAAGATAAGGATAAGGAGCATGGCGACAGTGACTCAACAGCGAAGTTGTCACAGATAGCGTTTCAGATCAAAGGTGGAAGGAGATGGAAGCTTGAAAGCGTCTACGGTATCATCGAAGGAGGTGACAAGAGAGAGAAGGCAAGAATATGGGCTTTAGGTGGAGATTGTAGAGAGAAAAGCCCAATTCTGTCTTGGCCCACTCCAGCCCAGCAAGAATCCTGCATAAACAAAAAGGAAACGTGAAGTTAGTTTCTTGTTTTGTTATGTCGGTCAAAGACGAACCAAGACAACAAGGAATAGGAAAGTTAAGAGGCTGATGATGTTATAAATAGAAGAGGTGGTCATGGCTTTAGAATCATCCG of the Brassica rapa cultivar Chiifu-401-42 chromosome A03, CAAS_Brap_v3.01, whole genome shotgun sequence genome contains:
- the LOC103858063 gene encoding histidine protein methyltransferase 1, with product MRAPSLLAQCWPGLMPQDCSGVSALSEKDLQLPSPAVEILPSKTAAQHRYSGENLDVLGLPIFKGKVSVADMIGLSSSETAPFKYEGSMKSWESAIVLVDVLKNEIRDGQLSFRGKRVLELGCNYGVPGIFACLKGASSVHFQDLNAETVRCTTIPNVLANLDQARDRQSRQPEVLLTPSRQAVSSSVRFFAGEWEELPTVLSIIRTDVVEPVNQGMNLSFSEEDFMDGCSSQEGSITGQPDFSSRRSRKLSGSRAWERANETEQGGECGYDVILMTEIPYSVTSLKKLYSLIKKCLRPPYGVVYLAAKKQYVGFNSGARHLRNLVDEETILGAHLIKETTDRDVWKFFLK